From a region of the Haematobia irritans isolate KBUSLIRL chromosome 4, ASM5000362v1, whole genome shotgun sequence genome:
- the frm gene encoding farmer isoform X1, with protein MARAVFCMAIACILVQSAISVKLDSENRRLILDIKDQKTTNKQYYSSNFDTRNGNYEDGRYKGIQEGKYYHDNSGKYVHIEGPTGPPAPPYVHIRGPDGGFGGNGGVGGRGGGGGVGPGGPGGPKGPGGPKGPPGPPGPPGPPGPPGPKGPTKPGPGGPYGPPGPPGPPGPDRPGPYGPPGPPGPPGPTRPGPPGPPGPTRPGPPGPPGPTRPGPPGPPGPTRPGPPGPSPSNKEYLPPKPEDPKFSTYQNNGYLPPKGNIPNNIKKFDSYSVDVVAPPPTNTNKQTTSFVSNYTPNQYDNDKTQKKVSSITSTSTKTSTSSSTSTSSNKPSRPNQNNYDEKTFNQVLTYIPPSSSNPSPTPFQNQQQIQPKIPTSNQFGNIKVQQNATDKDKYSKTHTTTTTTTTTTTNQNYGNNKNSGLINEKTYVTSTKPITNTNTYTTNTNTNRDSGKVTTLTTTTTTNANKNTGYIAPQTGGYEKVVTTSTSSGSGGGGATVNGKVSTTTTTFNTNTNSFPGQGFRKDTVVEKVTGNYIANSGYINRAPEQKTQTYTQTQTTTANKTPTSSSTFTQTPTVTVTNIPSSGGYINRSPEQKTQTYTQTSKVTEAKTSTVVQNNNRGTEQKTQTYTQTPAVTVTKTTTTQTQNYNRVPEQKTTTYTTTQTVNKTPTLQTQNVITNTNSYKTQQNVTPRPTSPPFIKQTTDNYCPCLADKAHSSTSSTSYPSNPTKTTSSFSTNTNSNQFQQQFSTTGGFAGQTYFGGIMNSMALLQQIPVVPQVPGYPAFYPPDKIPKGAIVAFMPVIILPEAAHANCQENSNKQSFDPLPLGVQPAPIPFGSSLNSIFPTGAKKDQCMCPCSCTQNIPDHSHKKRDTAADDVPSQPITETKTEEIGSNAQASNNGGENEVAVPALIEKVEKDSKTETLSESGGGDQHVTAETTATNDTTIKTETTD; from the exons GAAATGGTAATTATGAAGATGGAAGATATAAAG GAATTCAAGAGGGTAAATACTATCATGACAATTCTGGTAAATATGTACACATTGAAGGCCCAACTGGTCCACCAGCCCCACCATACGTGCACATAAGAGGACCTGATGGTGGTTTCGGTGGTAACGGCGGTGTAGGAGGACGTGGCGGAGGAGGCGGTGTAGGCCCAGGCGGTCCAGGAGGACCAAAGGGCCCAGGCGGTCCAAAGGGCCCACCcg GACCACCCGGACCACCAGGCCCACCTGGACCACCAGGACCTAAAGGACCCACTAAACCAGGCCCAGGCGGACCATACGGACCACCAGGACCCCCTGGACCTCCAGGACCCGATAGACCAGGACCATATGGACCACCTGGACCACCCGGACCTCCAGGCCCCACCAGACCAGGACCCCCAGGACCTCCAGGCCCCACCAGGCCAGGACCCCCAGGACCTCCAGGCCCAACAAGACCAGGACCTCCAGGACCTCCAGGCCCAACAAGACCAGGACCTCCAGGCCCATCACCATCAAACAAGGAATATCTTCCACCCAAGCCAGAAGATCCCAAATTCTCAACATACCAGAACAATGGCTATTTGCCACCAAAGGGTAACATtccaaataatattaaaaaattcgacTCATATTCTGTAGATGTAGTAGCTCCACCACCAACGAATACCAATAAGCAGACGACATCTTTTGTGTCCAATTATACACCAAATCAATATGATAATGACAAGACACAAAAGAAGGTCTCAAGCATCACTTCCACAAGCACCAAAACTTCTACTTCTTCTAGTACATCCACAAGTAGTAATAAGCCTAGTAGACCAAATCAAAATAATTACGATGAAAAAACCTTTAATCAAGTACTAACATATATTCCTCCTTCTTCTTCCAATCCCTCTCCCACACCAttccaaaatcaacaacaaatcCAACCAAAAATTCCCACTTCCAATCAATTTGGCAACATCAAGGTCCAGCAAAACGCTACTGATAAGGACAAATACTCTAAGACCCACACAACAACAACGACGACGACAACAACCACAACCAATCAAAATTACGGTAATAACAAAAATTCAGGTTTGATTAACGAAAAGACGTATGTGACATCTACTAAACCCATCACCAATACGAATACATATACCACAAATACCAATACAAACAGGGACAGTGGAAAAGTGACCACATTGACGACGACAACGACAACGAACgcaaataaaaacactggttataTCGCTCCACAAACAGGAGGCTATGAAAAGGTAGTTACCACTTCCACTTCTAGTGGTAGTGGAGGCGGCGGTGCTACGGTCAATGGTAAAGTCTCTACCACTACGACCACATTCAATACAAATACCAATAGCTTCCCCGGCCAGGGTTTCCGAAAGGACACAGTTGTGGAAAAGGTTACCGGTAATTATATAGCCAACAGTGGTTATATAAACCGGGCACCTGAACAAAAGACCCAGACGTACACACAGACCCAGACGACGACCGCAAACAAAACCCCAACTTCATCGTCGACCTTTACACAAACACCCACTGTAACTGTTACAAACATTCCCAGCTCAGGTGGCTATATCAACAGAAGCCCCGAGCAAAAAACCCAAACTTATACACAAACATCCAAAGTAACAGAGGCCAAGACCTCGACAGTGGTTCAGAACAACAATCGGGGTACGGAACAAAAGACCCAGACCTATACACAAACTCCTGCAGTCACGGTGACCAAGACAACTACGACACAGACTCAAAACTATAATCGTGTACCGGAACAAAAGACCACCACATATACCACCACACAGACTGTCAACAAGACACCCACACTACAGACACAGAACGTCATAACCAATACCAATAGCTATAAAACACAACAGAATGTAACACCACGTCCCACTTCTCCCCCGTTTATTAAACAGACCACAGATAACTACTGTCCGTGCCTCGCTGATAAGGCTCATTCATCAACATCCTCCACTTCCTATCCTTCCAATCCTACCAAAACCACATCCTCCTTCAGCACAAACACCAACAGCAATCAATTCCAACAGCAATTCAGTACTACCGGCGGATTCGCTGGCCAGACTTACTTTGGTGGTATAATGAACTCCATGGCTCTTCTGCAACAAATACCCGTTGTTCCTCAAGTGCCCGGATATCCGGCCTTCTATCCACCGGATAAGATCCCTAAGGGTGCCATTGTGGCATTTATGCCAGTCATCATATTGCCCGAAGCAGCCCATGCCAATTGCCAAGAGAACTCTAACAAACAGTCATTCGATCCCCTTCCCTTGGGCGTCCAACCGGCCCCCATACCCTTCGGTTCTAGTTTGAATTCCATTTTCCCCACAGGGGCCAAAAAGGACCAGTGTATGTGCCCTTGCTCATGTACCCAAAATATTCCAGATCACAGCCATAAAAAGCGTGATACTGCAGCCGATGATGTACCATCGCAACCAATCACTGAAACTAAAACCGAAGAAATTGGATCGAATGCACAAGCGAGTAATAACGGTGGTGAAAACGAAGTGGCAGTGCCAGCATTAATTGAAAAGGTTGAAAAGGATTCCAAGACCGAAACTCTGTCCGAGAGTGGTGGTGGCGACCAACATGTTACAGCAGAGACCACAGCCACAAACGATACGACAATAAAAACAGAAACGACCGATTAA
- the frm gene encoding farmer isoform X5, whose amino-acid sequence MDHLDHPDLQAPPDQDPQDLQAPPGQDPQDLQAQQDQDLQDLQAQQDQDLQAHHHQTRNIFHPSQKIPNSQHTRTMAICHQRTTDNYCPCLADKAHSSTSSTSYPSNPTKTTSSFSTNTNSNQFQQQFSTTGGFAGQTYFGGIMNSMALLQQIPVVPQVPGYPAFYPPDKIPKGAIVAFMPVIILPEAAHANCQENSNKQSFDPLPLGVQPAPIPFGSSLNSIFPTGAKKDQCMCPCSCTQNIPDHSHKKRDTAADDVPSQPITETKTEEIGSNAQASNNGGENEVAVPALIEKVEKDSKTETLSESGGGDQHVTAETTATNDTTIKTETTD is encoded by the exons ATGGACCACCTGGACCACCCGGACCTCCAGGCCCCACCAGACCAGGACCCCCAGGACCTCCAGGCCCCACCAGGCCAGGACCCCCAGGACCTCCAGGCCCAACAAGACCAGGACCTCCAGGACCTCCAGGCCCAACAAGACCAGGACCTCCAGGCCCATCACCATCAAACAAGGAATATCTTCCACCCAAGCCAGAAGATCCCAAATTCTCAACATACCAGAACAATGGCTATTTGCCACCAAAGG ACCACAGATAACTACTGTCCGTGCCTCGCTGATAAGGCTCATTCATCAACATCCTCCACTTCCTATCCTTCCAATCCTACCAAAACCACATCCTCCTTCAGCACAAACACCAACAGCAATCAATTCCAACAGCAATTCAGTACTACCGGCGGATTCGCTGGCCAGACTTACTTTGGTGGTATAATGAACTCCATGGCTCTTCTGCAACAAATACCCGTTGTTCCTCAAGTGCCCGGATATCCGGCCTTCTATCCACCGGATAAGATCCCTAAGGGTGCCATTGTGGCATTTATGCCAGTCATCATATTGCCCGAAGCAGCCCATGCCAATTGCCAAGAGAACTCTAACAAACAGTCATTCGATCCCCTTCCCTTGGGCGTCCAACCGGCCCCCATACCCTTCGGTTCTAGTTTGAATTCCATTTTCCCCACAGGGGCCAAAAAGGACCAGTGTATGTGCCCTTGCTCATGTACCCAAAATATTCCAGATCACAGCCATAAAAAGCGTGATACTGCAGCCGATGATGTACCATCGCAACCAATCACTGAAACTAAAACCGAAGAAATTGGATCGAATGCACAAGCGAGTAATAACGGTGGTGAAAACGAAGTGGCAGTGCCAGCATTAATTGAAAAGGTTGAAAAGGATTCCAAGACCGAAACTCTGTCCGAGAGTGGTGGTGGCGACCAACATGTTACAGCAGAGACCACAGCCACAAACGATACGACAATAAAAACAGAAACGACCGATTAA
- the frm gene encoding farmer isoform X2, which translates to MDHLDHPDLQAPPDQDPQDLQAPPGQDPQDLQAQQDQDLQDLQAQQDQDLQAHHHQTRNIFHPSQKIPNSQHTRTMAICHQRVQQNATDKDKYSKTHTTTTTTTTTTTNQNYGNNKNSGLINEKTYVTSTKPITNTNTYTTNTNTNRDSGKVTTLTTTTTTNANKNTGYIAPQTGGYEKVVTTSTSSGSGGGGATVNGKVSTTTTTFNTNTNSFPGQGFRKDTVVEKVTGNYIANSGYINRAPEQKTQTYTQTQTTTANKTPTSSSTFTQTPTVTVTNIPSSGGYINRSPEQKTQTYTQTSKVTEAKTSTVVQNNNRGTEQKTQTYTQTPAVTVTKTTTTQTQNYNRVPEQKTTTYTTTQTVNKTPTLQTQNVITNTNSYKTQQNVTPRPTSPPFIKQTTDNYCPCLADKAHSSTSSTSYPSNPTKTTSSFSTNTNSNQFQQQFSTTGGFAGQTYFGGIMNSMALLQQIPVVPQVPGYPAFYPPDKIPKGAIVAFMPVIILPEAAHANCQENSNKQSFDPLPLGVQPAPIPFGSSLNSIFPTGAKKDQCMCPCSCTQNIPDHSHKKRDTAADDVPSQPITETKTEEIGSNAQASNNGGENEVAVPALIEKVEKDSKTETLSESGGGDQHVTAETTATNDTTIKTETTD; encoded by the exons ATGGACCACCTGGACCACCCGGACCTCCAGGCCCCACCAGACCAGGACCCCCAGGACCTCCAGGCCCCACCAGGCCAGGACCCCCAGGACCTCCAGGCCCAACAAGACCAGGACCTCCAGGACCTCCAGGCCCAACAAGACCAGGACCTCCAGGCCCATCACCATCAAACAAGGAATATCTTCCACCCAAGCCAGAAGATCCCAAATTCTCAACATACCAGAACAATGGCTATTTGCCACCAAAGG GTCCAGCAAAACGCTACTGATAAGGACAAATACTCTAAGACCCACACAACAACAACGACGACGACAACAACCACAACCAATCAAAATTACGGTAATAACAAAAATTCAGGTTTGATTAACGAAAAGACGTATGTGACATCTACTAAACCCATCACCAATACGAATACATATACCACAAATACCAATACAAACAGGGACAGTGGAAAAGTGACCACATTGACGACGACAACGACAACGAACgcaaataaaaacactggttataTCGCTCCACAAACAGGAGGCTATGAAAAGGTAGTTACCACTTCCACTTCTAGTGGTAGTGGAGGCGGCGGTGCTACGGTCAATGGTAAAGTCTCTACCACTACGACCACATTCAATACAAATACCAATAGCTTCCCCGGCCAGGGTTTCCGAAAGGACACAGTTGTGGAAAAGGTTACCGGTAATTATATAGCCAACAGTGGTTATATAAACCGGGCACCTGAACAAAAGACCCAGACGTACACACAGACCCAGACGACGACCGCAAACAAAACCCCAACTTCATCGTCGACCTTTACACAAACACCCACTGTAACTGTTACAAACATTCCCAGCTCAGGTGGCTATATCAACAGAAGCCCCGAGCAAAAAACCCAAACTTATACACAAACATCCAAAGTAACAGAGGCCAAGACCTCGACAGTGGTTCAGAACAACAATCGGGGTACGGAACAAAAGACCCAGACCTATACACAAACTCCTGCAGTCACGGTGACCAAGACAACTACGACACAGACTCAAAACTATAATCGTGTACCGGAACAAAAGACCACCACATATACCACCACACAGACTGTCAACAAGACACCCACACTACAGACACAGAACGTCATAACCAATACCAATAGCTATAAAACACAACAGAATGTAACACCACGTCCCACTTCTCCCCCGTTTATTAAACAGACCACAGATAACTACTGTCCGTGCCTCGCTGATAAGGCTCATTCATCAACATCCTCCACTTCCTATCCTTCCAATCCTACCAAAACCACATCCTCCTTCAGCACAAACACCAACAGCAATCAATTCCAACAGCAATTCAGTACTACCGGCGGATTCGCTGGCCAGACTTACTTTGGTGGTATAATGAACTCCATGGCTCTTCTGCAACAAATACCCGTTGTTCCTCAAGTGCCCGGATATCCGGCCTTCTATCCACCGGATAAGATCCCTAAGGGTGCCATTGTGGCATTTATGCCAGTCATCATATTGCCCGAAGCAGCCCATGCCAATTGCCAAGAGAACTCTAACAAACAGTCATTCGATCCCCTTCCCTTGGGCGTCCAACCGGCCCCCATACCCTTCGGTTCTAGTTTGAATTCCATTTTCCCCACAGGGGCCAAAAAGGACCAGTGTATGTGCCCTTGCTCATGTACCCAAAATATTCCAGATCACAGCCATAAAAAGCGTGATACTGCAGCCGATGATGTACCATCGCAACCAATCACTGAAACTAAAACCGAAGAAATTGGATCGAATGCACAAGCGAGTAATAACGGTGGTGAAAACGAAGTGGCAGTGCCAGCATTAATTGAAAAGGTTGAAAAGGATTCCAAGACCGAAACTCTGTCCGAGAGTGGTGGTGGCGACCAACATGTTACAGCAGAGACCACAGCCACAAACGATACGACAATAAAAACAGAAACGACCGATTAA